ATAGGAAAGAAGCTTACTAATAAAGTGTATTGGCATAATTCAGGTTAAACAAGCTAAAAATAAGATTGGTAGGGCATGACTACTTATCTATATGTTCAAATTGCTAAACTGATTGAAACAGGTGGTTGAAAGATATCCTCTAAAATTGCAATTTTAGTCAAAAAATCGTAAAAATGGCTTTACAAAAAAGCAGTGTTTTAGGATATTGCTAAGAAAAACCTTTTTAGGAGATAAGAAATGAGCAAGTACGGCTTCAATTTTCCTGAAAATATTAGGAAAACATATCTCTTCGATATGGAAGAAAACTGGTATCTGCCACTTTTGGCAAAGCAAAAAAACCTTAGTTTACAAAGCATAAAACGCAGCAATTTTGGTCAATATAATATGGCTGTAAACTACCTTACTTCTGTTTTGGAAGAAGCTGCGGCAATCAATAAAGTGGCAGTGTATAATATTGATCATATGGCACAGATTAGATTTAAGGGGAAAGATGCTGCAAACTTATTGAATAGAAGTTTAGGGGCTAATTTTGTAGATATGAAAGTTGGAGCATGTAAATATACTTTGCTTTTAAATGAAGCAGGCGGAGTTCAGGACGATATGATTCTAATGAGAGTATCCCCGGAAGAATATATCGCTGTAATCAATGCCGGACACGATATTACAGATACGGTTGAGCATAATGGCGATAAAGTGGAGCTAATTGCCGATATCGATCGCATTATGAGCCTGAAACAAGCAGAAGAAGAGGTTGAAGCGGAAGATATATCCGATCAGTTGGTTAAGGTGGATATCCAAGGTCCTCTTTCCTACAAACTTATTAAAGATATCTATGGCGTTCAGGTGCTTAAGAATCGCAATAATCCCGAGAAAAACATGAACTTCTTTACCTTCAACGAATTCGACCGTAATGGTGCTCATTATTATATTAGCCGCACTGGGTATACCAACCGATGGGGATGGGAATTATATATTCCCGTAGAACAAGCTGCGGACGATTTTAAACAGATTGTTAGTAAGGCACTGGATCTGGGTGGATTATTGGTTGGACTTGGTGGTAGAGATGAAAACCGCATATCTGCAGGTGCATTTGGTTTGCCTTTGATGGGGCAAGAATACGATCCTGATCATAATCCTATCAATGCTCCCTTATATGATGCTGCCATAGATATGAACAAACAAGATTTTCTTGGCAAAGCAGCCTTGGAACGAGCTTTGGCTCAGGGAGTTCATAAACGTCTTAATATTATTATTTCTGAGGGAATAGTGAGCGGCAGGGGAGTGTATCGCAATGGAAAGAGAATAGGCACTGTAAGCTCTAGCATCAATTCTCCCAATCTATCCCTAGAGCAACGATTAGCCATTGGTTCTAAGCGTAAAAATGTGAACGATCAGGCCGGTACTGCCGCAATAGGCTTGGCATGGCTTTACACAAATCAGTTTGAGGAGGATGCACAGGGAATCGATATAATCGAAGCCGATGGCAAACCGATTCGAATAGCTGTTGAATTTTACCGAGAAGATGAATCTCGCAATCCTTTAGGGAATCCGGTTGTAGGATACCTTACTCAAGAAGGGGTAAGCCCCGCCACAGCACCAAAACCGCTAAAAAATATTGAAAGTTTATAATAATGTGTAGATCATGCACAGCATATAAAAGAAAGATTGAGAAGAGAACAGACCTCATCAAAAAGTCTTTGTTTCAATACATTAGGCAGATAATGTGTCTACAAGTGTAAAATATGGGGAGATAACATGATAAGTGTGGAAAACTTGGTAAAAGAATTTCCCAAAAAAGACGGTACAACTTTCTATGCTGTAGATAACATCAGCTTTGAGGCAAAAGAAGGTGAAATTGTGTGTCTATTGGGAGTAAATGGTGCCGGCAAAACTACTACTATGCGCATTCTTTCCACAGTATTTAGACCAAGCTCGGGAACAGCGAAAATAAAGGGATGGGATATTCTTACCCATCCACATAAAGTGCGTGAAAACCTTGGCTTTTTGTCTGGTGATACGGGCTTGTATAATCGTCTGCGAGTGTTTGAATTCATTCAGTACTTCGGCAGGTTGTACTCTATGCCGGAATCTGTTATTGATCAAAGAATGAAAGAGATGGCAGAGCTGTTGGATATGAACGATTTTATGGACAAAAAAATCGAGTTTCTTTCTACCGGAATGAAACAAAAGGTGTCTATTGTTCGTTCAATTATTCACGATCCGCCGGTAATGATCTTCGATGAACCTACTGCAGGATTGGATATCTTAACAGCCCGTAACATCATATCATTCATTAGAAGTTGCAAAGATAGGGGAAAATGTGTGTTATTTAGTACTCATATTATGCGCGAGGCAGAGCGGTTAGCCGACAGAGTCGTTATGATTCACAAGGGCAAACTGTTGGCAGAAGGAAGCTTGGATGAGCTAAGAGCAATTACCAATCAAACAGATCTGGATGATATCTTTGTGCATTATGTGAATCAAGTTAACGGCGAAAATGAGGTGCAAGCACATGAGTTCTAAGATTTTGATCGTATATCGCAAAGAATTATTGGAAGTATTGAGAGATAAACGTACACTCTTTACTACTTTGCTGCTGCCGGTTATTCTCTATCCTGTTTTGATGATTGGGTTTAATGCAATAATGACCAGGCAAACTGGAGTATTAGAAGAACGCGGGGGCACTGTGGCAATTCAAGATAGTGTTCAAAACGAAATTTCGATGCGCATTGCTTCCGAACTTTCCCAGATTGAAAATGTTACCGTTATTCCCGCAGCCAACAATGTTCAATCTCTATATTTGAGTAAAGATATCCAAAGCATTGTAACAATTAAGGATTCTGTAGATATATCCGGTTTACGCAAGTATCATACATATATTCAATATGATGCCGCCAATGAAAGCAGCAACCATATATATGGCAAGGTTTCCGATCAAATTAAAGCTACAGAGCATGCCCTTATCGAAGAACAACTATCAAACAGGGGTGTTAGCCCCGAACTGATGAATCTGGTGGATGTACGTAAACGAGATACAGCAGATTCTCAAAAAAAAATGGGTATGCTCTTAGGCATGTTTCTTCCTTATATCATGATAATTATGTTGTTAGCCGGGGCATCAATTGTCGCCGCCGACCTGGTAGCGGGCGAAAAGGAGCGGAAAACTCTGGAAACCTTATTAGTTTCGGGAGTTGGTAGAAGAGAAGTAGTAATAGGTAAATATCTTACCATAATCACATTGAGCATGCTTAATCTGATTATCAATCTCTTCAGCATTAGTTTCTCTATGCGCTATATGCTTTCTCGATCTGGCTTAGATATGGCTGGTGCCCAGATGCCCATAAAGGCAATACTTATTCTCTTGGCAGCGATGCTTCCCCTTGCTACTCTGTATGCTGCGGTTTTGCTTTCCATCTCTACGTTTAGTCGAAATATGAAGGAAGCCAGAACTTATGAACAACCGTTAATGATGGTTTCTATGATTTTAGCGATGATTAGCTTTCTGCCTGCCATTGAAATGAGCAATTTGATGGCTATTATTCCTGTAATCAACATCTCTTTGTTGTTTAAGGCGGTGATGATAAACGACTATCAGGTATCCCACTTGCTCATAACGATTATTAGTACCTTAGTACTGGATGTTTTGGCGATTTGGGGGACCATCAAGCTCTTTAACACCGAAGGAATTCTCTTTAGATCGGATGACGATAGTGGAAGCTTGAAAGGCATCAAAAAGAACAAAGCAAACTTCTTTAATCCTTACAATGGTTTAGTTTACTACACCATTGCCCTTTTACTATTGTACTATTTGGGTTCGTATTTGCAGCAGCAGGATTTGGCACGAGGATTGGTACTGACCCAATTGCTAATTATTGCCATGCCCGTTTTACTAATTATTCGCTCATTAAAGCTTGACGGCAATAAGATCTTACGCTTAAAAGCTCCCCAACTGAAAGAATTACTCATTATTCCTTTTATTGCAATTCCTGCTGCAATCATAGTGTCCCTGCTTTCCCAAGTAATCAATACTATATATCCTTTTCCGGAAAACTATCTAAAAATGTTGGGCGGTCTGTTTAAGATGGATTTACCGTTATGGGGCAGTTTTTTGGTTATCGCAGTGGCGCCTGGAATATGCGAAGAATTGATGTTTAGAGGTTTTCTTATCCGCTTTTTCGAGAAATACGGAATTAGAGCAAGCATTATATTAAGTGGCTTATTCTTTGCTGCATTTCATCTGGATCCTTTTCGTTTCATCCCAGTGCTGATTCTAGGTATTATTTTAGCATATCTCACTCTGCGGAGTGGATCGATTTTTAACGCTATGTTTTCTCATGCTATCAATAACGGTTTTGCCTTGATTATAATGACCTTAGCTACCAAGCCTTTCATGAAGTTCTTTGTATCTGGAGAGGACAGCCTACATTACTGGTTGGCAATTCCCGCCGTGATTATTTTGGCATGGGCTCTATATATGTTTCATAAAGTTACAGGGGGAAAACAATGTGTGGAATAGTTGGATATATTGGCAATAGACAAGCTCTTCCGATTGTCATTGAAGCACTTAAACGCTTAGAATACAGAGGATACGATTCATCTGGAACGGCGCTGATACATGATAGTGAATTAGAGGTGTACAAAAAACAGGGAAAAATCATAGAATTGGAGCGCGCTTTACCCGAACCCTCTAAATGTGAAGGGCATATTGCCATTGCTCATACGCGTTGGGCAACGCATGGTGAACCCAATGAATTGAACGCCCATCCTCATACAAGTTGCAACCAAGAGGTGGCAATTGTGCACAATGGCATTATAGAAAACTACAAACTACTACGTCAGCAATTGATTGATCTGGGGCATACGTTTAAAAGTGAAACAGATTCGGAAGTAATTGTTCACCTCATTGAGCAATACCTCAGCACCAAGATAAGCTTAGAGGATGCCGTACGGGAAGCCATGAAGCTGGTTGAAGGTACATACGGTTTAGTAGTAATTAGCCGTCGAGAGCCAGATAAACTTATCGCCGTACGCAAAGGGAGTCCTCTAATTATTGGCATCAACGATAACGAACATTTTGTTACTAGTGATGTGAGTGCCATCATAATTCATACCAAACGCGTGATCTATTTGCAAGATTCCGAGCTTTGTGTAGTGCGTAAAGATAGTTTTGAGATCTCTACCTTGGATAAAGCCAGCGTAAAACCCCAAATTAGCGTTGTAGATTGGGATATATCTGCCATAGAGAAAGGCAATTATAAACATTTTATGCTCAAGGAAATCTTTGAACAACCAATAACGATAGATAATGGATTTCGCGGACGCATAAATGAAAACATGGGTACAGCGCGATTAGGTGGCTTGCACTTACCCCCATTTGAACTAAGGAAAGTTAAGCAGATTCATCTCATTGCTTGTGGAACATCGTTTCATGCAGCCTTAATTGGAAAGTACATTATTGAAGATATGGCACGTATTCCCGTACATGCGGAATATGCCAGTGAATACCGCTATCGCAATCCGATTATTCCGGAAGACACTTTGGTGTTTGTGATTAGCCAATCTGGCGAAACGGCGGACACCCTTGCGGCAATGCGCGAAGCAAAAGCTAAGGGCGCCAGAGTGTTAGGGATTACAAATGTAGTTGGTTCAACTGTGGCACGAGAAAGTGATGGAGGAGCATATATTCATGCCGGAAGTGAAATTGGCGTGGCTTCCACAAAAGCATTTACTTCTCAAGTAACGATATTAACCCTGTTAAGTGTTTTTTTGGGTAGAATGAATTACCTCTCGGCAGTTCAAGGGCAAGAATACATAAAAGCATTAGAACAAATTCCTCAACAAGTAGAAGAGATTCTAAAGCTAAACGATCAAATTCGGGAGATTGCCGCAAGCATTAAAGATTGCACCAATGCCTTATATTTGGGTAGAGGAGTAAATTATCCCGTAGCGCTAGAGGGTGCACTCAAGATCAAAGAAATCAGCTATATTCATGCTGAGGGATATCCTGCAGCTGAGATGAAGCACGGTCCCATTGCGCTTATAGATAAAAACATGCCCGTAGTAGCTATAGCAACTAGTGATCCCTTGTATGATAAAGTATACTCCAATCTTCAAGAAGTACGAGCACGCAAGGCTAGGTTGATTACAGTTGCCACTGCTGGCGATAAAGAATTGTGTAAGATTAGTGAAAACGTTATATACATTCCCGATACTCTCACTAATCTTCAGCCTCTTCTTACTGTAATTCCCTTGCAGCTTTTAGCTTATCATGTGGCAGATCTTCGTGGCTACGATGTAGATCAACCACGTAACTTGGCAAAAAGCGTTACAGTAGAATAGAAAATCCCAATATCGTTGTACCTGGCTAAAATGCCAAAAACAGAGAGTACATAAACTGTATAAAGATTTGGTACTAACGTATCTATTCTTGGCTGCAACCATTATTGTATGGGGCTCTACCTTTACAGCTACGGGCTTATACGGCATTTTGTACTTCTTGCTTCATCTCACACTTAAGCATACTTCAAGGGGACATGCTCCCTTCCTACGGCATGATCCAAACTTGAACCCTACTTAATTCTCCTGTTAAGCGAAAGATGGGAAGAGGGGGGAGTTGTAATGCGCTTGGGGCAATTTAGCTGTCGTTGAGTTAATACGTGAGATCGTCGCATATCCTCATATATAGCAGATTTCTATGCTTGAGATATCGGTTTGGTGGGCTTTTTCTGATCGCAGTTCTGCCATCCACTACCCTTGTAGGCTAAAAAAGTAGACTCTTTTCAAATTGTGCTTGACAAAAAAAGCGCTGTTAAATCAAATGCAAAGCACTGTGTGGCGAGATAGCTCAGACGGTAGAGCAGAGGCCTGAAAAGCCTTGTGTCCCCAGTTCAATTCTGGGTCTCGCCACCATTTTTGTATACAGCATTTTCAAATCTTAAGGTTATAATACTTTTCCCTCTTGCATTAGTAGTTCAACACCAGTGAGAAGCTTAATGAATCTACAATACTAATGAGGCTTGCAAAAGTGTTGGTTTCTGTAGAAGTATCATGTTGACTATCAATACGTTATCAATCTATAGACGCACAAAAACGGGTATCAGTGTAGAGTTTGGTTGGATAATTTCAACAAAGCATCAAAGTCAGACAAAAGATTTTGCTTTACATAAAAGCTGAAATAATTATTATGCCTTTGTTAGTGATATTAAAGCTAACAAGAACTCAAAAACTCAAAGTGAGGTTGTATTATGCCCAAGATTCTTGTAATAGAAGATGATGATAGCTTTCGCAATGTATTAGTACAGATGCTATCTAAGGCGGGATACGATGTTCGTCAGGCAGGAGAAGGCAATCAAGCTTTGGAGGTGTGTGCGCAGTTTAATCCAGATTTGGTAATTACAGATATCATAATGCCAGATAAAGAGGGATTGGAAACTATTCAAGAACTATTAGAATTGTGTCCCAGCATCAAGATTATCGCCATGAGTGGTGGAGGGAAGTTTGGGCCCAATAGCTATTTGCCATTAGCAGAAAAGCTGGGAGCGAAAGCAACCTTACAAAAACCTTTTATGCGAGATGAGCTGTTAAGCACCATATCATCAGTGTTGGAATCGGATTAAGCGAGGTCTTTAAGAGCGTTTTCCAGTTTAGACTTTCGGGTTTCGTATGGGAATGAGTTTGCTATCCAATTCGAGATTGATTGCCTATCAGTTTCGGTCTGCATGGTTTTGCGCAAGGCCTTAAGCAGAGCTTCTGCTTTTCTTTCAGTGATGATTTCTCCCATGTTTCCTATGATGGTTGGAATTCCGGCAACATAAGAACCTACAGCCTTACAGCCATATAACATAGCTTCCATTAGTGAATTTGGCATACCTTCAGATATAGAAATCTGTACAACTATATCTGATTCGCTCATAATGCTAAGCAATTTGGGATGTGGTATTGAGGCATGAATGGTGAGATTTTGGTAATGGGAAAAATGAAAATCGGGCTCAAGTATCTTTTGCCAAGTGGTTTTTATGCCCACAAATACAAAATGCCAATCTCGAAAACCTATTACTGCTTCCATCAGTAAATCGAAGCCTTTATTATAGAAATCCTGTAAACGAGGTGTAGTACCCACACACAAAATCTGTTTTTTTCGGATCTTAGATACGATATGAGGGGCTGGAATTGTAATGCAATTATGGATTACAATAGACTTTGTATGCAGATTTTTTACCAATCTATATACGCCCTCAGAATGTCCATGAGGATTGTAGTACTTGTTATTTGAAGATAGCAGTGCGTTATGATTTGCTATGATAAGGTCGCAGTGCTTTAATGCGTATACAGCGCAGAGTTTTCTTAAGCGATTGTGGAAAACACCATAAGAAAGCTTGGGATAGTGGACAGCATCGTAACCCCCAATAAAAAGAACAGACTTTCTGTTAAATAGCCGTGATCCCAACACAATAAACAGAGCATGATAATCTGCGAACCAACTAATGCAGATTTTGTGTTGGGGAAACAAGGCAATTTTGGGAATAATGCCAAGCAATGAAAAGAAGTAGCAGAATCTACCGTTGTTTTGATGCAAGCACATTGTTTGCAGGTGACTGATCTCGCTTAAAATCTTGATGTCCACATCTATGAAAGTGCTTTTAGCAGGATAAAATAAGATAGTCTTCACTAGAACTTCCGCTTGATAACATCGGAGGCAAATTCTTTTACTAACTGTATGTCGTAGGGCTGGATGACTTTAAGTATACGAGCTGCAACAAGGTATAAAAACATATATATACATCCTCCCAAGATCATGCGTAGCACAGACAGGTGTATTAAATGAGCTAAAGGAATAACCACAACAACAGGGATCAATGCGGCCAAAAGATTTCGTAGCAAGCTGGATGGAGGGAACAGGCTTAAGAGTTTTATTTTTAGACAAAACCTCATTTGCCATAAGTACACAAGCAGGATTAGCCAAGATACCAGCACCGTTGCGATGGCTGCTCCCTTCATGCCGTACATACGGATAAATATATAGTTTAGTACAGTATTCAACACAATCATTATTACAGAATCTATCATAACCAGTCGGGTTTTACCCATAGCTTGAAACACTATACCATAGGTTGCTACTCGTAGAGGCAGAATAAGAAGATATATTCTAAAGTACAAGGCCGATGATGCGTAAATACTACCATATAAGAATACCATAAATTCGGCAGCAAAAATAAAAAAGACAGTTGCCAGGGGGAAGATGATTATGGCATTTTTGCGCACAGAAGCCTTAAAAGTTGAAGACAAAGCAGAAACATCTCCGGAGCTGAGGTGGGGGAGGAGAACTGAATTTACGGAATTTATCAAAATTCCAATTAGTGGTAGTTCCATAGCCCCTAAGGAAAATACTGCAAAATCTTCTGGTTTAAAAAATCCGGAAATCATAAGCTTATCTAATTGAACACCTAAAACTCCAATCAATAAAGATACTCCCAAGGGGATTGTGTATGCGAGTTGTTCTTTAAATCCAGAGAAAATGCTTGGTGACCAGTGTAGTTTTAGTGAACGTAAATCGAGATAAGCCCAAAGCCATTGTATTGTTGCAGAAACTAGTAATGCCCAAACAATGTAATAGATATCTCTAAACAAAAGAGCAGTGCCTAAAACCAAAATAAAATCGCAAGCAATGGCAAAGATGGAATACACTGCAGATTTTTTAGTTTGCCTCAAACCGAGTAATACTGAATTGTACATCTGAGTGACAAACATGAATATTGGATAGATGCTATAAAGCGGGAGTAAAATATATAAAGAAGGATTGTTGAATATATTGGCTATATATTTGCTGGATAGAAAGATAAGTAATGCGCAGATTAATGATAATAGTGAAACTATGCTAAAGGTTCTGCTAATGATCCTTTTGATTTCGGCTTCATTTGCTGCTTTGGGTAAAAAATACAACATGCTTTGGGGAAAGCCTAAAAGCAGAATGCCGGAAAGAGTACTGAAGATCAGGAATAATTGTCGATAAGAGCCTAAATCTGCAGGACTAAGAATTCGGGCAAGTGCAATACCAAGAAGGGTTTTTATAAAAAACCTGATAAAATCTGCCAGCGAGAGTAGCCCTGCTTTACGCGAAAGATCACTCATGAACAATGCTATCCAAACTAATCGGAATCATATATTTATAATTGGCATCTTCATGAAACACCGTAAAAATGTAGTTACCGGGGGCAATATATGTGCCATTGATAAGTTTGCCATTCCAGAATTCTTGATTAAGACCTTTAAAATAAAACCGCTGCTTGTTGTAAATAAGGGTGTTGTTGGTATCGCTTATTGACCAAAACCATTTTCCTTCTTTTGGCAGCATTATTTCTATTACATAAGTGCCTGCGACCAAATTTACTTTAACATCGGCAGCGTTTTCTTCGGTATACATGGGCTCTATGGGCAATTTATTCTCTATGGGGGGATAGCTAAGAAGTGCCAAAGAATCTAAAGCTCCATTTTGAGTAATACTATGGTGGCTAAACAGGGCAATTCCTCCAAATTTCCCCTCTCTAATACGATTTATGCGCTTTATGATATGCTCAAGGTTATATTCAGGATTATCCTTAGGCATCAGAGATTTGCCATTAGCATTCCATGCTCTTAGGCCAATTACTAAGTTTTGTTCCAATCCGTAGTAGAGCATTTCATCTAATTGATTGCTAAAAACATTGTAATCCAAATGATACGCCATAGGATATACTCTATCTACAATGCCTTTTTTTAACCAATCGTACCAATCTTGAGCGTATGAAATTCTGGCCTCCGAAATATTGGAGAAGACTGCTGCGCTAAGCATAAGATTGGGATTTATGCTTTTTACGCGGATACTACATTTGCTAACAAACTCCGTTACTTGACGTATTCTCCATTCATTCCAGCTTATCATTTCGCCATTTTCTTTTGTATCTTCAAAACGTGAAACTGAAATAGGATGAAATCCCCACTGTGAGCTTGGGTAGCGGATGTAATCCAGATGCAACCCGTCCAATTTTGGGTATCCGTTTACGATATTGCTAATAACATCCAGCAAATAGTCTTGAACCTCAGGGAGGCCGGGATCTATGAAATATCCAAATGCTTCACTTGAGCGCATCTGATTTCCTTGTTCGTTATAAGTAATCCAGTGTGGGTAATTAGTGAAAATATAGTTATGTTCTACAAGTTCTCTGGCAGTGGGAGTTGCGTTGAATACAATAACCCAAGCCTGCACTTTCAAATTGTGAGCATGAGCCTGTTGTAAGGTGTATGCGAGAGGATCAAAACCATCGTTTTGCAATATATAACTACGTGGCTCGGGGTTGTAATACTTATTTCCAAGTCTGTTTGGAGTATACAAAGCATCTGCCCGATATCGTACTTCTACCAATAATTCATTCTGATTGCTTGAAAGGGCATCACTAATAACTCTATCCACTGCTTGTGGGCTGGTAATGTTCCATGGTAATACCCAAAGCGAACGTACTTCAGCACAGAGATACAGAACAGAGATAAGTAAGAATAGCAGTAAGCAAAACTTTTTCATTGTTCTTCGAGAACCTCAACGGCAGTTTTTCCATCGGCAAACCTTATACTAAGGATATCTCCTGGATGTAGCTCATTAACGCTTTTAATAATCTTGTTGTCCTTTATTGCAACAGACCATCCTTTTTGCATCAATAGTTGAGGTGAGAGTTGATTAAGAACTTCAGCTTTAGTTTTTAGTTTAAGAGAGATATCTTGTATACCCCTATTACAAAGCATGTTCAAGCGCTGCTCAAGGGAATTAAGCTCGTTTATGCCTCGCTCCAATTTTGTCATTATTGAATACTGTGCAGATATAATAAGTTTATTTTCAGCATGTTTAAGCGTATTTTGGGGTTCACGGATAAAGTGTTTGATATTAGCTAAAGCCATTTCTGCCAGGTCAAAACGTTGCTGATAGTCTTGCCAAAGGCGTTGGGGGTGAAATTTAGAAAGTTTAAGAGCATATTCGCTCATCTGTTGTTTATAGTTTGCAACAGCATTCTTTGCCGTGAGATTAAGGCGTTGTTTTTGTGAGTTTAGATAGTTTAGTAAATCATCTTTATTAGGTACTGCAATTTCTGCTGCAGCCGAAGGTGTGGGAGCACGTAAGTCAGACACGAAATCACTGATGCTAAAATCAATTTCATGACCTACGGCAGAGATAATGGGGATGTTCGATTTGAATATGGCTCGTGCGAGATTCTCATCGTTAAAACAGAAAAGATCTTCCTGAGAACCGCCCCCTCTAGTGATAATAATCAGGTCTACCGGAAAACTTTGGTTGAAGAATTCTATTCCATTTATCAAGGTACGAGGAGCGTCGTTACCTTGTACTAGTGCCGGATACACAAAAGCTTTAACAGGATATCGACGCGAAAGGATATTTGATAAATCTTGCAAGGCAGCACCTGTAGGAGAGGTTACTATGCCAATAGTTTCGGGGTATGGGGGCAGCTTTTTTTTGTGAGATTCTTCAAATAACCCTTCTTCCATAAGCTTTTTCTTAAGGGCTTCAAAACGAGCCTGCATGGCACCGATTCCCGCAGGTTGCATCGAAGTAACATTCAGATTGTAGGAGCCACCTTTTTCATATAAAGTAATCTTACCAAAACAAATTACGCTTTGTCCATCCATCGGATTAAAGTTTAGGTTATTGTTTGCCCCTTTAAAAAAAGTACATCTCAGTGTGGCATATTCGTCTTTTAGATTAAAATACA
The DNA window shown above is from Candidatus Cloacimonadota bacterium and carries:
- a CDS encoding family 10 glycosylhydrolase, which translates into the protein MKKFCLLLFLLISVLYLCAEVRSLWVLPWNITSPQAVDRVISDALSSNQNELLVEVRYRADALYTPNRLGNKYYNPEPRSYILQNDGFDPLAYTLQQAHAHNLKVQAWVIVFNATPTARELVEHNYIFTNYPHWITYNEQGNQMRSSEAFGYFIDPGLPEVQDYLLDVISNIVNGYPKLDGLHLDYIRYPSSQWGFHPISVSRFEDTKENGEMISWNEWRIRQVTEFVSKCSIRVKSINPNLMLSAAVFSNISEARISYAQDWYDWLKKGIVDRVYPMAYHLDYNVFSNQLDEMLYYGLEQNLVIGLRAWNANGKSLMPKDNPEYNLEHIIKRINRIREGKFGGIALFSHHSITQNGALDSLALLSYPPIENKLPIEPMYTEENAADVKVNLVAGTYVIEIMLPKEGKWFWSISDTNNTLIYNKQRFYFKGLNQEFWNGKLINGTYIAPGNYIFTVFHEDANYKYMIPISLDSIVHE
- the xseA gene encoding exodeoxyribonuclease VII large subunit, which translates into the protein MDNIQVFSVFEISRHLRQVIESSIEPLYVKGEISNYVHHSSGHMYFNLKDEYATLRCTFFKGANNNLNFNPMDGQSVICFGKITLYEKGGSYNLNVTSMQPAGIGAMQARFEALKKKLMEEGLFEESHKKKLPPYPETIGIVTSPTGAALQDLSNILSRRYPVKAFVYPALVQGNDAPRTLINGIEFFNQSFPVDLIIITRGGGSQEDLFCFNDENLARAIFKSNIPIISAVGHEIDFSISDFVSDLRAPTPSAAAEIAVPNKDDLLNYLNSQKQRLNLTAKNAVANYKQQMSEYALKLSKFHPQRLWQDYQQRFDLAEMALANIKHFIREPQNTLKHAENKLIISAQYSIMTKLERGINELNSLEQRLNMLCNRGIQDISLKLKTKAEVLNQLSPQLLMQKGWSVAIKDNKIIKSVNELHPGDILSIRFADGKTAVEVLEEQ
- a CDS encoding oligosaccharide flippase family protein, coding for MSDLSRKAGLLSLADFIRFFIKTLLGIALARILSPADLGSYRQLFLIFSTLSGILLLGFPQSMLYFLPKAANEAEIKRIISRTFSIVSLLSLICALLIFLSSKYIANIFNNPSLYILLPLYSIYPIFMFVTQMYNSVLLGLRQTKKSAVYSIFAIACDFILVLGTALLFRDIYYIVWALLVSATIQWLWAYLDLRSLKLHWSPSIFSGFKEQLAYTIPLGVSLLIGVLGVQLDKLMISGFFKPEDFAVFSLGAMELPLIGILINSVNSVLLPHLSSGDVSALSSTFKASVRKNAIIIFPLATVFFIFAAEFMVFLYGSIYASSALYFRIYLLILPLRVATYGIVFQAMGKTRLVMIDSVIMIVLNTVLNYIFIRMYGMKGAAIATVLVSWLILLVYLWQMRFCLKIKLLSLFPPSSLLRNLLAALIPVVVVIPLAHLIHLSVLRMILGGCIYMFLYLVAARILKVIQPYDIQLVKEFASDVIKRKF